The sequence below is a genomic window from Variovorax paradoxus B4.
CGCGCGTGCAGGCACCGCTGGCCAGCGTCACACCGATCACGGCACTGGCAATGGCGATCCGGTCGATGTCCGTGATGGGCTCGGCCAGCCACCACCATCCGCCCAATGCGGAGAAAACGGGTGCCAGTCCTCCGAATGCGGCCGCCTGCGACGCACCAAGACGTGCGACGGCCGCGCCGAAGATCCACAGCCCCAGCAATCCGGCGACCGCGCCCTGCATCAGCGCCTGCCACAGCACGTCGCGCAGCGGCGCATCGAGCAAGCCCGTTCCGCCCCGCCACAGCAGCCACGGAACGAGCAGGATCGCCGACCACGCATTGACGACCGCCGCGCCTTGCCACGCGCCGAGGCCGGCGCGCCTGAACGACAGCGTGAAGCCGGCCCACAGCGCGGCCGCGAGAAGAAAGAGCAGATCGCCGCGCCAGGCGCCCGCATCGAAGCCGCGGAAGCTGCCCGCGCCCAGGATCCCGATGCCTGCCGCAAGGAATGCCAAGCCCAATGCGCGCGGTCGGTCGAGACGCTCATGCCAGAGCATCCAGGCAAGGCCCGCGGCGAAGAGCGGGCACGCACCCGCCATGAAGACGCCCATGTGCGCCGAAGGAGCGAACCTGGTGCCGGTCATCGCCACCAGCCCGAACGGCAACCCCGCGCCAAGCACCATTCCGATCAGCCACCGCAGCGGCACCCCGCGAGGCAGCAG
It includes:
- a CDS encoding DMT family transporter, with product MVNVRLSAGLAAGVASALIAGIWQVATRHSTTTTIAPADLATLRYGIPAIVLMPVWLRVGLLPRGVPLRWLIGMVLGAGLPFGLVAMTGTRFAPSAHMGVFMAGACPLFAAGLAWMLWHERLDRPRALGLAFLAAGIGILGAGSFRGFDAGAWRGDLLFLLAAALWAGFTLSFRRAGLGAWQGAAVVNAWSAILLVPWLLWRGGTGLLDAPLRDVLWQALMQGAVAGLLGLWIFGAAVARLGASQAAAFGGLAPVFSALGGWWWLAEPITDIDRIAIASAVIGVTLASGACTRGARVESAAG